The genomic region CACGAAGACGATGGAGGCGAGCGGCGGCACGGGCGCCGACCGGCGGTAGATCTCCTCGCCCGCCTGCTCGCCGACGGCGAGGAGGGTGCGGACGGTCTCCGGGGTGGGGATCACGCCCAGAACCGCGGTGCGGCCCGCGAACACGAGGGTGACGAGGAGCACGAGGAGGACGAGGCCGCCCGCCGAGGCGAGCAGGCGGGGCACGCCGACGGAGCGCAGCAGCGCGGCGGATCCGAGCACCGCGGCGACGACCACGACGCAGAGCAGGAACCAGGCCCCCGGCTCGACGAGCAGGTGGAGGCTGGCGGCGCCGGCCAGGAGGGCGACGCCCAGCGCGGCGGTGAGCGGCCAGCGGGCGGCGGCGTGCCCGGCGCCCGAGCCGCGGCCACGGCGGCCGGGGCCGGATCCGTCTCCCAGGCCGCGTCCGCCGGGCCCGCCCGCGCGCTCCCCCGGCAGCGGGCGCGGCTCGACCGTCCAGTGCTCGCGGCCCCCGAGGCCGACGGAGTCGAGGTCGGTCATCGGGCCATCTCCTCGGCGCGGGCGGCGCGCCAGGCGTCCGCGGGCCGGGTGTCGTCGTCGAGGACGACCGCGCGCCATCCGGCCTCGCGGAGGATCCGGAGGGCCTCGCGGTCGTCGCGGCCGTCGACCCGGCCCGGGTGCGCGAGGAACGCGACCGCGGGACGGCAGGCGGCACCGAAGCCCGCGAGCCGCCGGGCGGCGTCCTCGTCGAGGTGGCCGAGGACCGCGTGCATCGGGACGGCGCGGCGGCTGCGGCGCAGGTCGGCGAGGGCCTCCTGCACGCCGTCGCGGTCGGGGTCGACCGCGGCCGGGCGCACCTCGGCGAGGTGGAGGAGCAGGTCGCCCTCGGCGGAGGCGTCGCCGGGTCGGGCGGCGACGGGGGCCTGACGGTCGGAGCCCGCGGCCGTCTCGATCAGGTGCACCGCGTATCCCCCGCGCTGCAGGTGCACGGCCACGGACGCCGCGAACGCGACCGCGCGCTCGAACGCCCGGTCGCCGTCCCCGTCGTCGTCGGCGTGCTGCGGGAAGCCGGCGGCGCGCGTGTCGAGGAGCACGAGCGAGCGCGGGCTCGACCGCTGCTCCTCCTGCCGCACCATGAGCTCGCCGTGCCGGGCGGTGGCGCGCCAGTGCACGCGGCGGAGAGGATCCCCCGCCCGGTACTCGCGCGTGCCGAGGTCGTCCTCGCCGCCGTCGGCGCGGCGCTGCACCCGCTCGGACTCGCCCTCGGACGAGACCTGCCCGCCGGGTTCGGCCTCGAGGTCAGCGAGGCGCGGCGTCACGACCAGGCGCGAGGTGCCGCCCGCCACGTGCCGCAGCCCCATCAGGCGGAAGGGGTCGTGCTCCTCGACGGCGAGCGGGCCCACCTCGTGGACGCCGCGGCGCTCGGGAGTGAGGTCGTAGCGGAGGACGGGCCGGGCGGTGGAGCGGCGGGATCCCCGCGCGAACCCCCGGAGCGATGGCAGCTCAGCGGGCGGCGTCGCGCCGTCGGATCCGGGCACCAGGTCGAGCACCCACGAGCGGGGCGTCGGCATGGTGCCGGCGTTCGCGACGGACACGGTCACGGTCGTCGCCGTGCCCGACTCGACGACCTCGGACGTGAAGGTGCGCTCCACGTGCAGCCGCACCCGCGCGATCACGAGCCAGGCGGCGGCGAGCAGCGGGAGCGCGAGGAGGGCGACGCCGATGAAGACGAACTCGCGCCGCCCCGCGATGAAGGCGCCCGCGAACGCGGCGACCCCGGCGGCGAGCAGGGCAATCCCGCGGAGGGTCGGGTGCGGGACGGCCTCGACGCCGATCCGGCGCATCAGGCGCGCGAGGGGCGGCACGGGGTCAGCGCGTCCGTCCGGCGGCGCTCAGCGGCACGGCGGTCGACGCGACGATGCGCTCGAGGATCTCGACCACGGCGGCCTGGCCCCGACCGCGCTGGCCGAGCGCGCGGCCGGTCGCGACGAGCCGGTGCGCGAGCACGGGCGCGGCGAGGGCGTCGATGTCGTCGGGCAGCACGAAGTCGCGCCCGTCGAGCGCGGCGCGGGTCTTGGCGGCGCGGATGAGCTGGAGGGTGGCGCGGGGGCTCGCGCCGAGGCGGATGTCCTCGTGGCCGCGCGTGGCCTGCACGATCGCGACGGTGTAGCGCGACACGGGGTCGGACACGTAGACGCCGCGGGCCGCGTGCATCATCGCGTCGAGGTCCTCCGCGTCGACGACGGGACGCAGCTCGTCGAGCGGGCTCACGGTGTCGCGCGAGCGGAGCATGGCGAGCTCCGCGGAGGCGTCGGGGTAGCCCATCGAGATGCGGGCCATGAAGCGGTCGCGCTGCGCCTCGGGGAGCGCGTAGGTTCCCTCCATCTCGACCGGGTTCTGGGTGGCGACCA from Clavibacter michiganensis subsp. insidiosus harbors:
- a CDS encoding AAA family ATPase, whose amino-acid sequence is MPLEEVRRLADLILANIDSVMSGKHDATRMALTVFLSGGHLLIEDVPGVGKTMLAKALARSVDCTVNRIQFTPDLLPSDVTGVSVYSQADHRFEFQPGAVFANIVIGDEINRASPKTQSALLECMEEGQVTVDGVTHPLQQPFTVVATQNPVEMEGTYALPEAQRDRFMARISMGYPDASAELAMLRSRDTVSPLDELRPVVDAEDLDAMMHAARGVYVSDPVSRYTVAIVQATRGHEDIRLGASPRATLQLIRAAKTRAALDGRDFVLPDDIDALAAPVLAHRLVATGRALGQRGRGQAAVVEILERIVASTAVPLSAAGRTR
- a CDS encoding DUF58 domain-containing protein gives rise to the protein MPPLARLMRRIGVEAVPHPTLRGIALLAAGVAAFAGAFIAGRREFVFIGVALLALPLLAAAWLVIARVRLHVERTFTSEVVESGTATTVTVSVANAGTMPTPRSWVLDLVPGSDGATPPAELPSLRGFARGSRRSTARPVLRYDLTPERRGVHEVGPLAVEEHDPFRLMGLRHVAGGTSRLVVTPRLADLEAEPGGQVSSEGESERVQRRADGGEDDLGTREYRAGDPLRRVHWRATARHGELMVRQEEQRSSPRSLVLLDTRAAGFPQHADDDGDGDRAFERAVAFAASVAVHLQRGGYAVHLIETAAGSDRQAPVAARPGDASAEGDLLLHLAEVRPAAVDPDRDGVQEALADLRRSRRAVPMHAVLGHLDEDAARRLAGFGAACRPAVAFLAHPGRVDGRDDREALRILREAGWRAVVLDDDTRPADAWRAARAEEMAR